A genomic region of Prevotella scopos JCM 17725 contains the following coding sequences:
- the ettA gene encoding energy-dependent translational throttle protein EttA — MATVDDKKIIFSMVGVSKIIPQNQKQILKNIYLSFFYGAKIGIIGLNGAGKSTLLKIIAGLVEPTQGEVVWSPGYSVGYLPQDPPLDEAKTVKENVMEGVQHIYDALKEYDDINVKFGLEEYYSDADKMDKLMQRQAELQDIIDATDAWNIDSRLERAMDALRCPKGDLPVTNLSGGERRRVALCRLLLQKPDVLLLDEPTNHLDAESIDWLEQHLQQYEGTVIAVTHDRYFLDDVSEWILELDRGEGIPWKGNYSSWLDQKTKRMEQEEKSASKRRKTLERELEWVRMAPKARQAKGKARLNSYEQMLNEEQKQREEKLEIFIPNGPRLGNKVIEAQHVKKAFGEKVLFNDLNFMLPPNGIVGVIGPNGAGKTTLFRLIMGLEQADGGTFEVGETVKLAYVDQQHKDIDPNKTVYDVVSQGNETIRMGGRDINSRAYLSRFNFSGTDQSKLCSVLSGGERNRLQLAMALKQEGNVLLLDEPTNDIDVNTLRALEEGLEAFAGCAVVISHDRWFLDRICTHILAFEGNGEVVYFEGGFSDYEINKARRLGNEEIKKGRYRKLMEE, encoded by the coding sequence ATGGCAACAGTAGACGACAAGAAGATTATCTTCTCAATGGTGGGTGTATCGAAGATTATCCCACAGAACCAGAAACAGATTCTGAAGAACATTTACCTCTCGTTCTTCTATGGTGCAAAGATAGGTATTATTGGTCTCAACGGCGCAGGTAAATCTACGCTGTTGAAGATTATCGCTGGTCTTGTGGAACCAACACAGGGCGAAGTGGTATGGAGTCCGGGCTACTCTGTGGGCTATCTGCCACAGGATCCACCGCTCGATGAGGCTAAGACCGTGAAGGAGAATGTTATGGAGGGTGTGCAGCATATCTATGATGCACTGAAGGAATATGACGATATCAACGTAAAGTTCGGCTTGGAGGAGTATTACTCTGATGCTGACAAGATGGATAAGTTGATGCAGCGTCAGGCGGAGTTGCAGGATATTATCGATGCAACAGATGCTTGGAATATTGATTCACGCTTGGAGCGTGCAATGGATGCACTGCGTTGTCCTAAGGGCGATTTGCCGGTGACGAACCTCTCTGGAGGTGAGCGCCGCCGTGTTGCACTCTGCCGTCTGCTCCTTCAGAAGCCAGACGTATTGTTGCTCGATGAGCCTACCAACCACCTTGATGCTGAGAGTATCGACTGGTTGGAGCAGCATTTGCAGCAGTATGAGGGTACGGTCATCGCTGTTACCCACGACCGTTACTTCCTCGACGATGTGAGCGAGTGGATTCTCGAGCTCGACCGTGGCGAGGGTATTCCATGGAAGGGTAACTACTCTTCATGGCTCGATCAGAAGACAAAGCGCATGGAGCAGGAAGAGAAGTCGGCTTCTAAGCGTCGCAAGACCTTGGAACGTGAGTTGGAATGGGTGCGCATGGCGCCAAAGGCGCGTCAGGCAAAGGGTAAGGCGCGTCTGAACTCTTACGAACAGATGCTCAACGAGGAGCAGAAACAACGTGAGGAGAAGCTCGAAATCTTTATTCCTAACGGTCCACGTTTGGGTAATAAGGTTATCGAAGCGCAGCACGTAAAGAAGGCTTTTGGCGAGAAGGTACTCTTCAACGATCTCAACTTCATGTTGCCTCCTAACGGCATCGTCGGTGTCATTGGTCCTAACGGTGCGGGTAAGACAACGCTCTTCCGCCTTATCATGGGCTTGGAGCAGGCAGATGGCGGTACGTTTGAGGTGGGTGAGACCGTTAAGCTCGCTTACGTTGACCAGCAGCATAAGGATATCGATCCTAACAAGACGGTATATGACGTAGTTTCGCAAGGCAACGAGACAATTCGTATGGGTGGACGTGACATCAACTCACGTGCTTATCTCTCACGTTTCAACTTCTCAGGAACCGACCAGAGCAAGCTTTGTTCAGTACTCTCTGGTGGTGAGCGTAACCGTCTTCAGTTGGCTATGGCATTGAAGCAGGAAGGCAACGTCCTCCTCCTCGATGAGCCTACCAACGATATCGACGTAAACACACTCCGTGCCTTGGAGGAAGGTCTTGAGGCATTCGCAGGTTGTGCGGTAGTCATCAGTCATGATCGTTGGTTCCTCGACCGTATCTGTACCCACATCCTCGCCTTTGAGGGTAATGGTGAAGTGGTCTATTTCGAAGGTGGCTTCTCTGATTACGAAATCAATAAGGCACGCCGTCTTGGCAATGAGGAGATTAAGAAGGGTAGATATAGAAAGTTGATGGAGGAGTAA